The DNA window GACAGTTCCCTTTACCATACCAAAATGGGGTGTTGAGACAACAAATTCCTGACTGATTCAGGGCAGGTCACTGCCCAGCTTTTTTGGAGTGGGAGGTCCTGTTCTCTAATAACATTCCCATTCTTACCTGGGGCATTCTCCACACCTGGGGGAAGAGATTTTGGTTATTTCTCTCTCAATGACTGACCATGACTCTCTGCAAACATTACTACGCTGGTCATGATTGAAgctggaaagaacagaaaatttcTGCACCAACTGTCAGTTTTCatacaaaacatttattttagaaagttgCATGTAAAGTTCCACACAGGGCAGTTGCCATTtctattgtaaaaaaaaaaaacacaacaaaaccaaaacaaaataaaccacaaaacaacCAAGTGAAAAATCCAGCTCTGTCACTCCAATGACAAAGGAGTTGCTCACTCTCAGGAATTCATTCACGTCTAGTAAGACTTCAATGTGCATTTTGGAAGGAGAAATAGAGTTCATGAGAGAAAAAGGTCCTAGAAGTACATATTTACATCATTTTCTAAGACATTTACTTTTACCACCACAACTGCAGAACCTCATTAGCCCTTGTAATGGATCTCCTCAACCCTGTTTTGGTGCCCACATGGTGTCTAGGCTGCATCACAGAAGTAGCTGTTTTTAAAGACTTATTTAATGGACTTGGTCCACTTTTGGAGCTTTTGGACTGAAAGCTGCCtgtaagaaattttaaatttgggTACTGATTgtctgaaaagtaattttaaatcatCTGAGCAAGCTCTGCTGTCAGATTTACACTGTGTCCTCCTACCCCGCCGTGTTTCTGAGGGTAGAATCCCATTCTTCAAAAAGTATAAAGTTCAATTTCTAAACTTcttaaagcaaaagcagatgGCTCAGTGTATAAATATATCCAGCATCTGGATTCTCAGTCACAAAAACATCCTTTATACAACAGAAAGTGGATCAACTATGAAGCAATTCTCCATTGGCCTTAAGATCCAACACTGTCACCAACAGCTTCGtcttcatcctcttcctcctcatcctcttcaTGTCCTTCCCCCACTTCTCCATCTCGTTTCTCTTTTTCAAGCATCTTTAGGTATTTACTTGCTAGGATCTTCTTTGGCAAGATATCTGGAAGGTAGAATTGTTGCTTTTATAGTCAGTTTTGAACACTTACATTGCCTCATTAATACTGTTGCATCCAAATCACTAatgaaatgaagtaaaaaaaaaaaattagtatttttaacaAAGCTCAAGTGAATAATCAGGTAAAACAATCTGACCTATACAGCTGTAAGAGTAACAGGGAATTACCCACTTACAGTACAAGTAACCAAAGATAAGGAATATATTTTACGACTCATTACTGGCAACTGTCTTTACTGTCTGCTGATGTGCATTATTTATTTGATGTAAAATAGAGTGCTCAGCTGCCTGGATCCAACAAGCCAGCTCTCCAATTTATACtctgtaaaaatgttttgttttggtgggtttcttttttcattaagatACTTGTTCAGGGCAGTAATGGACCTGAGACAAAGCAGAACTGTGTGCTCTGGAAGTATGTCCATGGGGAACCCAGAGAAAGACTGGATTAGGAGCACCTTTGAGCTCAGTGTTACAACACAAATCCAAGCACCAGTAAAAACTGCATGTACACacatgtgtgtacatatatcTAAAAGGAGAGAGGGACCATACAGTGAAGCCCTTTTGCTCAAAACTTACAGATTTCTGTGTGCACCACTTTTGGTCCACGTAACTTCTCACCTAAAGATGTGCAATGATCTTCTTTTATGGGCTGAAAGCTTTCAATGGAATTGTAATTTAAGACATGCTTAAGGCAATATGCTAAGAACTATATATAGTATAATTGTATAATTtagaggcagaagaaaaatccccattcacaaagaaatgttttcagcgATGTAGTTTATGAGTTCCAGTTGAATGCTATACAGGAGATTAGCGaccagcagcagaactgggTCCTCACAAAACAATGCATTAAGACCAAGATTTCGTTGTCTAAATCACACACTGGATTTGTCCTTGTAACATCAATACCTGCAAGGAACTGAAAGGTCTCACACTCTTCTGCTGTATGAGACAGGTCAGTGT is part of the Chiroxiphia lanceolata isolate bChiLan1 chromosome 1, bChiLan1.pri, whole genome shotgun sequence genome and encodes:
- the CHRAC1 gene encoding chromatin accessibility complex protein 1 is translated as MAARLSENRLVSLPLSRIRVIMKSSPEVSSINQDALFLTAKATELFVQYLASYSYKHGRGKEKNALTYTDLSHTAEECETFQFLADILPKKILASKYLKMLEKEKRDGEVGEGHEEDEEEEDEDEAVGDSVGS